From the genome of Aspergillus fumigatus Af293 chromosome 1, whole genome shotgun sequence, one region includes:
- the flbD gene encoding putative MYB family conidiophore development protein FlbD, whose product MAPTHRRGPWVPEEDQLLLQLVREQGPNNWVRISQHMHYRSPKQCRERFHQNLKPSLNREPISTEEGLMIERMVNEMGKRWAEIARRLGNRSDNAVKNWWNGSMNRKRRGLSATTTSPSRTFQGRVEAPYPRASTALGSPIDRPRFSLSHNRPLTSWTNSSIQTRRESSAASVDCPRQLSPIYTLPALNRPVETPLTSPSFSDVSPPSMVSDHNSVSSASPRTVASPQMLPLPVDLRRPSHASEDGYVSHHAYSSLKTVEPFSDVASKPRWVPDQQPWSHPTASSTPTWAPPEPCRSEQQPQRDARMGLDNLLN is encoded by the coding sequence ATGGCTCCAACTCATCGTCGAGGACCTTGGGTCCCTGAGGAGGATCAGTTGCTCCTTCAGTTGGTCCGCGAGCAAGGCCCCAACAACTGGGTGCGCATTTCACAACACATGCACTACCGGTCTCCCAAGCAATGCCGGGAGCGATTCCACCAGAACCTGAAGCCCTCGTTGAATCGGGAGCCCATCTCCACCGAAGAGGGCTTGATGATCGAGCGCATGGTCAACGAGATGGGCAAGCGATGGGCGGAGATCGCTCGACGACTGGGCAACCGCAGCGACAATGCAGTCAAGAACTGGTGGAATGGCAGCATGAACCGCAAGAGAAGAGGTCTCTCGGCCACTACCACGAGCCCATCCCGCACTTTCCAAGGCCGAGTCGAAGCCCCATACCCGCGCGCCTCGACGGCCCTCGGCAGCCCCATCGACCGGCCCCGCTTCTCCCTATCCCACAACAGACCTCTCACATCCTGGACGAATTCGAGCATTCAGACACGACGAGAATCCTCTGCCGCCTCGGTCGACTGCCCCCGGCAGTTGAGTCCCATCTACACTCTTCCGGCTTTGAACCGCCCCGTCGAGACGCCCTTGACCTCGCCCTCCTTCTCAGATGTCTCTCCTCCCTCGATGGTCTCCGACCACAACTCTGTTTCTTCAGCCTCCCCTAGGACCGTTGCATCGCCGCAGATGCTCCCGCTCCCGGTCGACCTTCGCAGACCAAGTCACGCATCCGAGGATGGATACGTGAGCCATCATGCATACTCCAGTCTCAAGACCGTGGAACCGTTCTCCGATGTGGCATCGAAGCCACGCTGGGTCCCCGATCAGCAGCCTTGGAGCCATCCGACCGCATCATCAACACCGACCTGGGCACCGCCAGAGCCTTGCAGATCGGAGCAGCAGCCCCAACGAGATGCGCGAATGGGTCTCGACAATCTGCTTAATTAA
- a CDS encoding putative ABC multidrug transporter: MVRCCKNANIYDFIVSLPNGFDTLVGSKGNMLSGGQKQRLAIARALLRNPRILLLDEATSALDLESEKLVQAALDTAAHGRTTIAVAHRLSTVQKAGMICVFNHGRIIESGTHSELMQKRSAYFSLSASRLWAECDSSP, encoded by the coding sequence ATGGTGCGATGCTGCAAGAACGCAAACATCTACGATTTCATCGTCAGTCTGCCAAACGGTTTTGATACTCTCGTGGGTAGTAAGGGCAACATGCTATCAGGTGGGCAGAAACAACGTCTTGCAATAGCTCGAGCCTTGCTCCGCAACCCTAGAATCCTTTTGCTGGACGAGGCCACTTCCGCTCTCGATTTAGAGTCTGAAAAGCTCGTGCAAGCTGCTCTGGATACCGCCGCTCACGGCCGCACGACGATTGCCGTGGCACATCGTCTCAGTACGGTGCAAAAGGCGGGCATGATCTGTGTCTTCAACCATGGCCGAATAATCGAGTCTGGCACTCATTCGGAGCTGATGCAGAAGCGGTCGGCATACTTTAGCTTGTCAGCTTCCAGACTTTGGGCGGAATGTGACTCTTCTCCCTAG
- a CDS encoding SDR family NAD(P)-dependent oxidoreductase: protein MHDITLDPLLLGNLTGKTAVLTGGAGGIGTAIAKLLLEHGANVVVADLEHTRPIVETMIVDLPGSCKGRVQFVATNISAKERFGSIELVIANAGVMERTPVLDMDQIDEHGNLEESHEFCKVIDINVKGTMNCLRHAIFSMKGNQPCYPDGSRGAVVLVSSISGYFGGTGVSGYITSKHAVTGMLRGSQLVASQYDIRVNAVAPFVTPTAMAGGFSEAWQAKGLPINTTEGVATVVLTLAVNPAEKGSCYIVWRSIWHRDNGALLDP from the exons ATGCACGACATCACGCTCGATCCCTTGCTCCTCGGAAACCTCACCGGCAAAACTGCTGTCCTGACCGGTGGCGCCGGGGGGATTGGCACCGCCATCGCAAAACTACTACTGGAACATGGCGCGAATGTCGTAGTGGCCGATTTGGAACACACACGGCCCATAGTGGAGACAATGATCGTGGATCTTCCTGGTTCGTGCAAGGGACGAGTGCAGTTCGTCGCAACGAACATT TCCGCTAAGGAGCGGTTCGGTTCAATAGAACTGGTAATCGCCAACGCGGGAGTCATGGAGAGAACGCCGGTGTTGGACATGGATCAGATCGACGAACATGGAAACCTGGAAGAGTCGCACGAGTTTTGCAAAGTCATTGATATAAATGTGAAGGGAACCATGAACTGCCTCCGCCATGCTATCTTTAGTATGAAGGGGAACCAACCATGCTACCCAGATGGATCGCGCGGCGCAGTGGTCCTTGTGAGTTCGATTTCGGGCTACTTTGGTGGCACCGGTGTATCAGGGTATATCACTTCGAAGCACGCGGTGACGGGGATGCTGCGGGGGTCGCAGCTGGTTGCGAGCCAGTACGACATTCGAGTCAACGCGGTTGCTCCGTTTGTTACTCCCACGGCCATGGCAGGCGGATTTTCCGAGGCGTGGCAAGCGAAAGGCCTTCCAATCAATACGACTGAAGGTGTAGCCACAGTCGTGCTGACGCTGGCCGTGAACCCTGCAGAAAAGGGATCTTGCTACATAGTATGGCGTTCCATTTGGCACCGTGACAACGGTGCTCTCCTTGATCCCTAA
- a CDS encoding putative tartrate MFS transporter, with translation MHECLLIQPRTLTRSTGSVGLINFEVINPLYSRCTRVLVLWTPTTENAGTPEQRIRASSHSPVLALFSTRRALVSRQTWRRNQSTKHIPGTPDAETIPIRHQQLLRKLGWRLLPLCALIYLLNHLDCSNIGNAKVLDAETGEQTGMTDTGYSITLTQFAVAYALFDVPSNWILKRYARPAYWLGTLMLCWGAVTLGFARVDNRFTVMVLRVVIGVLEAGNLPWNGLPHHLLVPTGRAFHPHCLHSRNRATLAGAFGGCIVCGVAFLNGKGGLEEFRWLFIIEGGSTVLIAPLLLAVGFVISILLAWSADRFNARGLHVGLAGVLTGTGFLASRLFPAEAYWLRYGCRIVASYGALPSLAPSTAWVTCNAPSARTLGLVAAMNNSLVGLASIPALWIWRSVEEDQALGDLNQSALARTYRLHGRNDVILLRVKRIITMGISR, from the exons ATGCATGAGTGTTTGCTCATACAGCCACGGACGCTTACAAGGTCAACTGGATCGGTGGGATTAATTAACTTTGAAGTAATCAATCCCTTGTACTCCAGATGTACTAGGGTACTGGTACTATGGACACCTACGACAGAGAATGCTGGGACCCCCGAGCAGCGTATCAGAGCATCAAGCCATTCCCCAGTTTTGGCGCTCTTCTCGACGCGCCGCGCTTTGGTAAGTCGACAAACATGGAGGAGAAATCAATCGACGAAACACATCCCAGGGACTCCCGATGCAGAAACCATCCCAATCCGCCATCAACAACTCCTTCGCAAACTTGGCTGGCGTCTGCTTCCCTTGTGCGCATTGATCTACCTGTTGAACCACCTGGATTGCTCCAACATCGGAAATGCTAAGGTCCTGGACGCTGAAACCGGTGAACAAACCGGAATGACCGACACCGGCTATTCAATCACCCTGACACAGTTTGCTGTAGCATATGCGCTGTTCGACGTGCCCTCCAACTGGATTCTAAAACGCTATGCTCGCCCCGCATACTGGCTGGGGACGCTAATGCTTTGTTGGGGTGCAGTGACCCTTGGCTTTGCGAGGGTGGATAACAGGTTCACGGTCATGGTGCTACGTGTGGTGATCGGAGTACTCGAGGCGGGAAATCTTCCCTGGAATGGTCTGCCTCATCACCTTCTGGTACCGACAGGAAGAGCGTTCCATCCGCATTGCCTTCATTCTCGCAACCGCGCGACGCTTGCCGGGGCCTTTGGAGGCTGCATCGTCTGCGGTGTGGCGTTCTTAAACGGAAAAGGCGGGCTCGAGGAGTTTCGCTGGCTGTTCATCATTGAAGGAGGATCAACAGTCCTCATCGCTCCTTTG CTTCTG GCGGTTGGATTTGTCATCTCGATTCTCTTAGCCTGGTCTGCGGACCGATTCAACGCTCGTGGGCTCCATGTCGGTCTCGCAGGGGTGCTTACAGGTACCGGATTTCTTGCTAGCCGCCTATTTCCAGCGGAGGCTTACTGGCTCCGATATGGATGTCGCATCGTCGCCTCATACGGTGCCTTGCCCAGTCTTGCACCCTCGACGGCGTGGGTGACATGTAACGCCCCTTCTGCGAGGACACTGGGACTTGTCGCCGCAATGAACAACTCCTTGGTTGGGCTGGCTTCCATCCCAGCATTGTGGATTTGGAGATCGGTAGAGGAAGACC AGGCTCTGGGCGATTTGAATCAGTCGGCCCTGGCTAGGACGTATCGATTGCATGGTAGAAACGACGTCATAT TGTTACGTGTTAAGCGTATCATTACAATGGGCATCAGTAGATGA